In Anaerolineales bacterium, the following are encoded in one genomic region:
- a CDS encoding helix-turn-helix transcriptional regulator, which yields MTPTGENSNGPLTEAAFYILLSLAPGPRHGYAILKGVEGLSQGRIRLSTGTLYGGLKRFLESEWIRRVPGKDGGTTDRPRKAYALTGKDRQILTAEIARLQNLVRTARIRTARAE from the coding sequence ATGACGCCAACCGGGGAGAATTCAAACGGACCGCTGACCGAAGCGGCGTTCTACATCCTGTTGAGCCTGGCCCCCGGGCCCAGGCATGGATACGCGATCCTCAAGGGAGTCGAGGGGCTCAGCCAGGGGAGGATTCGCTTAAGCACCGGCACGCTGTACGGCGGGCTGAAGCGCTTCCTGGAAAGCGAATGGATCCGCCGGGTTCCCGGGAAGGACGGCGGAACAACCGACCGGCCGCGGAAAGCCTATGCCCTGACCGGGAAAGACCGGCAAATATTGACCGCGGAAATCGCGCGCCTGCAGAACCTGGTCCGCACGGCGCGGATCCGTACGGCGCGGGCGGAATGA